The DNA window TTAAGGCCATCACTTTGGGAATCTTCTGATTTCTTGCTTCCTCAATTAACTGATCGACAAGCATCGAACCCAGTCCACGTCCCTTGTGACCTTCCGAGATACCAAGCGAACGGATTTCTACCAGTTCTTCTCCCAGTCTACACAGCGACCCACAACCGACAACAACATCGTCAACTTCAGCGACGACAAAATCAGCAATCTGCCGTTCTAACACTTGACGTGAACGCGGCAACATAATCCCGCGACTGGCGTAGTCAGCAATCATTATATATAGAGGCTCCACGTCCTCAAGTCGTGCTTTTCTGGTTACAATTACGGCAGGCATCCCATCCACTCCCCGGATACGTATATAATAATACGAATAAATATACATCAGGGTGTATAAAATTTCAAGGGATTATATTAAAAATTTTTAGTAAAGGCTCAAATTAAAAATAGGCGGTTGACTTCGGAAAATCCCATTTAACAGCGATGGTAATACCCTCCAAAACGCAACGCTCCATATTTCATCAACCGCTTATTTTGGTCTCGAGCCTTAATCCACCGTCAGTATTCCAATAAACTCAGCGAACACTTCATTCCCAAATAAAATCCCTTTTTCACTAAGGCGATATCCGCCACCGTCCGAATGACGTTCCAGTAATCCGGCATCTAGCATTTTGCTAAGAGGTTTCTCAAATATCTCTTCTATAGACTTGTTAAATTGAGTTGTAAAATCAGCACTGCGGATCCCTTCTAGAACGCGCAGGCCCACCATAACAAAATCCTCCATCGCTTCCTCTTCTGACACCTCAAATTGCTGAAGGCGAGGCAATCCTGCCTTGGATGCTTCTACATAAGGATTCACACCTTTAATATTCACATGACGTTGCCGTCCTACATATCCATGTGCTCCAGCCCCAAGTCCATAGTAATCTGCGTTACGCCAGTAGGTTATATTATGACGGCTTTGCATGCCTGGTTTAGCAAAATTACTAATCTCATACTGCTTACGCCCTGCTGCACTCATCCGCTCCATAAGTAGCAAATACATTTGCAGCTCATCCTCTTCCGCAGGGAGCGGCAATTGGTTCTTGTTATACAACGTATGGAATAGTGTATTTTCTTCCACTTTTAAACTGTAGATTGAGTAATGTGGCAAGTCTAGCTCCAAAGCTTTGGTAATACTTTGATCCAGCATCTCAACCGTTTGGTTCGGCAGCCCAAACATGAGGTCAATCGACAGGTTATTCAAACCAACCTTCTGTGCATTTTCTAAAC is part of the Paenibacillus segetis genome and encodes:
- a CDS encoding N-acetyltransferase encodes the protein MPAVIVTRKARLEDVEPLYIMIADYASRGIMLPRSRQVLERQIADFVVAEVDDVVVGCGSLCRLGEELVEIRSLGISEGHKGRGLGSMLVDQLIEEARNQKIPKVMALTYEVSFFLKNGFTVVEKDIFPEKVWTDCVNCAKQQCCDEIAVLKILD
- the hemW gene encoding radical SAM family heme chaperone HemW; amino-acid sequence: MPAQRLKENSAPEAVYIHIPFCTNKCFYCDFNSYVLKDQPVMDYLRALDREMELTTQHTPPGQIKSIFVGGGTPTVLNPQEMEYFLSSVRKHFGHWSSDIEFTMEANPGTTDLEKLAVMKDGGVNRVSFGVQAFQNELLSGIGRIHNTDDVYRSLENAQKVGLNNLSIDLMFGLPNQTVEMLDQSITKALELDLPHYSIYSLKVEENTLFHTLYNKNQLPLPAEEDELQMYLLLMERMSAAGRKQYEISNFAKPGMQSRHNITYWRNADYYGLGAGAHGYVGRQRHVNIKGVNPYVEASKAGLPRLQQFEVSEEEAMEDFVMVGLRVLEGIRSADFTTQFNKSIEEIFEKPLSKMLDAGLLERHSDGGGYRLSEKGILFGNEVFAEFIGILTVD